GATCAACTATAACAACACAAATGAGCAAATATCATAACTAATGGCATGCCTGAAGATACATAAGATGATTGTAGCACTAAAGAATATCAAGACCCAAAATGGCTTTAAAAACATAAATGGAATAAGGTGTCAATTTCCTTTAACATAATTGTTTTGACCGTAAATATTATAACCAATGGCATGCCTGAAGATATATAAGATGATTGTAGCACTAAAGAATATCAAGAACCAAAACGGCTTTAAAAACATAAATGGAATAAGGTGTAAATTTCCttcaacataatttttttttgaccGTATTATAGTGCACCGCCTCTCATGAAGGAAAGGAGAAAGTTCATATCCAACGATTTCATTACGAAGAAAAAGCAACTGAATGGTAAATTGGTTCATCAATTCGTTATGTTAGTTATCACATGTACAGACTACTTTCCATGACAGTATTTAACGATGATTGTGAACTAATAAAACTAATATGTAAAAGAGGACTCAATATGTTCAGATTCTCTGGAAACTTGTGAAGTATCTTACCACATAATATATTGGAAAGTTGTCCTTATCTTCCATGTAGCTCGACTTTAATTTAAATCGAATCATGTATACAACCCAAAGAGTACTAGCAAGCGTGGCAGTATCTAACAATGTGTGTATATCATATTCCATGACCAAGCTGCAATACAGTCTCACAGCTAGAAACAAAGCGGTTAAATCCTGTGACTTCAGTGAAAGACCTGAAACATTTCAGAAAATATaaatggaagaaaatcaaatcaaGGACGCAAGTGCATCTTGTGTAATTGCGGCAAGTAAAATTGAATCTCAAGCCATTAAATAAAGTTAAAGCTATTAAGCCCAAATGAAACATTCTAGAGAAAGAAATAGTTAAGAGAGTCAAACTAGATAGGCAGTGAAAAAAGCCTGTGAGATAAACTACTTAggaacttaaaatttaaaaagtttaaaattttatttttctgtaaGAATATAAGGAAGATCCAAATTATGTTGTAATCAAATCCTAACAGATTCTCAACTGAAACCACGATCTAACACCAGCATACAAGTTATTTCAGAAGAATGGGAAAAAAAATTCCTTCTGTAGCATTGAGTGTATTCTTTGTTTGCATATCACAACTATTCAAGCAGCCTTATTAATCGTTTAATGCGGTAGgaggggaaaaaaaaaacaagaacgaagtagaaaaaaaactaatttttaattaaaactagTGAAATAAAGTCTGGTTTCCTGCATCAGCTACAGATTGAACCAACACAAAAGCGAATAAcaaaaagagaggaagagggatAGAGAGAAAGAAAGCGGGCACCGGCACAGGTCCTCTCCTTGGTGAGCTTGTAGATTAGGACAGAAATACCAAAAGCATGTACAGCCTCGGCCGCGACGAACAGGTTATCGTGGTCGTGGACGATGAAACGAAGGAAGACGAGCGCCGCCATGCCAGCCACCACGGACAAGAACGCCTTCACCTTGGGCGGCTGCCGCTTCAGCCATGTCGCCAACGCGTAGATCGGTCGCTTCCCCCCGCTCATTCCGACGCCGCCGCCCTCGCTGGGATCGCAGATCGCTTGCTCTCGCCGTGCTCGAAGAAAAGGGGAACGTAAAACTCGCTCCTTCCCTGCCGTATCCTAAATttgctttaaatttattaaaaaaacaaaataaataattaaagaaatgCCTTCTTCTTCTACCAGATAGCGTACGCTGTTCTGCGTCCCATTTGATCCAAAACGACCGAAACTGATTCGGATTCAACCATAAGGAAACTGacccaataataataataataataataatttctattACGCATGGAATGAAATGAATGCCTCCTAAATTTCGAGCCAGGATCTCCTAAATTTCTCAATGGAATTTGTTTCTATATATATCTGGAATATATTCATAGATGAACCGGATGATATTTATATgagtatttattttaataaattttaagaaTGATTTttagtaaataaaaaaatatcttattCGATATCTAATTTCTTCGTATAAAAGGTTGTTTTATCAAGGTAAAATATCTTTCGTGATTTATTTATATGTATCTTTATCTTAAAACAGGCGGTCGATATCTAATCTCTTCATATAAAAGGTTGTTTTATTAAGGTAAAATAATCTCTTCATATAAAAGGTTGTTTTATTAAGGTAAAATATCTTTCGTGATTTATTTATATGTATCTTTATCTTAAAACAGGCGGTCAGTATTGAGACATTTAAGATGAATGATATCATCTTTTGCTCcttaagaatttatttaaatGCTCAACAGATAATTCTAGTGAGAACTCGTTGTGTCCGTAGGGGATGATGATCCTTTGTAGCGAAATCATTATCGCATAAAAGTGCACGGTGATATTCTTCATCCCTGATCTTGTTGAGATACCAAAGACATACGATTGCTAATATCGATCACCAAAATGATAATCTTCTGTTACTGAAAACAGCACTAAACTCATCTGCAATTTTCAATATGACCAAAGAAGAAAATATGGGTTCAGTGATGAATAATATTTCACCAAAAGAGAAGATATCTTTCCAAATTGGATTTAAAAGGAATACTTGCAGGAGACCTAACATGATAATATGCCAAAACTAAGGGGAAAACACACTAAATTTTCTGCATATATTGGATAACATAGTCATTTGCTCAAATCTACGGTAGTATATGTAGATATCGAATTGCACTTCAGAATTGTCGTCATGTTTTTCAGTTACATGTTTTTCAGTTATTCACAACTTCCACATTCCGACCATAACTAACCTCACCAAGAATCCCCATCAAACATGTCATCGGACAAGAATTCTTGAGCAATATTTTCGAGCTCTGGCAGATCCAAATTCTCAGGTAAGTCTGATCTTGAGTTAGTATTACTGCTGCTGATCGAAGGGTTGTTGGCGGAGGTAGTGGATTTGAAACTGTTGCTTGCGCTTTGCCCTGCCACCAGGTTATTGTTATTAGGAAGGTTGTTATTTGGCATGTTTTGCAGCTCTATTCCATTTCGGAATGAAGTGCCGCCGCCTACAATTAAGTTTCCAGATGTGTGATTAGCAGTTGTATTTGGAGAACTGAACGGCTGCAGTTCTGTTCCCTTGTTCCTCAATTCTTGAAGCATCTTCTGAAGCATGTGCTGTGGTATGTGCTGGTTTATCTGCGAGGTCTGTGAATCATTATTCTGCACCATGTAACTATCAAATGGAGGTGGCTGTTGGCCGGGTAACTTATTCATGGAGGTGTTTGTCAGAGAAGATGAGCCAGAACCCTGAATCGAGACTGGCTGTGTGTGTTTAGAATCTCTTGGAGAACTCAAAGCTTCCTGATAGAGCACATTTTGCTTTAAATTAGACGGATTCCTCAGCGAGCTCTGGTAGTTGTTCAACGCAATTATGTTCTGCTGGCTGTTGGTTATAACTTGGCTAGCTGTGAGATTTTTATTTATGTAACCGCTTAGGCCTGGATGGTTGCCTACAACCTTGTCCAGAGATGGTTCACCTGTCAAACAATGAGAACTCATTGACTCCTCTGGCTCCACCTTCAGTTTCTGGAGCTTTGCAGCAGCATGTCTTGGATAGTTCTTCAAACACTCTTAAAGAACAAAGAAAAACATCAGCTATATAAACTGTAATGGTAGCAACTATTTCTAATCCTTGTTAGAGAATTACACATTACTACATTAGTCAGAATGTTCAAAATCATTCGATGGTATCTTTATTTGTCAGAGTTGCTGTATTTTGGAGGTGACGTTTAAACCACAGAACAATTGTACAGCGCAAGCGATCCCGAATTTGCTAAATTATCATGTTTTAACTTAAATTCATGAACATCAGATATATATGCACAAAGCATGTCACAGTTATATAACAGAAGAATGTAACTAAATGCTTCTGTAGTGTCAGATTTTCGATGTTGGCTTAATTTTCATCATATGGTTCAGATGTTTGAATACTGACTGACATAACATGGGATGAATGTGTCACTACGTAATACTAATCATGCACAATTAGTATCTGGTCAAGCAATTAGAACGTAATATAAAAGATCAATGGATAAGAATAACAATTCGGTATGTTGCTAACTAAATCAGGAGAACACCATACCAATCGCCCCAACTTTCTGCTCCTGGCTAAAATCAATTAAGTCCTTCATGCTACAAACAACTTCAGCTATCTGAAAAAGTAAATAAGCAATCAACATTTACAAAGACAAGCAGCATAGAGTTTCTTCTATTAACAAGCAGCATAAAGTTTATTCTATATAACTAATAGAGAAAAACATTGAATCATTTACCTGCAAGCACCTGACAAATCTTTTCGAGAAACCCAAGTCAtttactgattgtaaatccaaaTTTCTTGCTAGCTGTCTGCCTGCTGCTGCAAACCTAAGAAAATCACAAAGAAATACCCACAAATGTCAGGGGAACAAACAGAAAACTGCATACATCAagcaatttaaaaattaatttccttcgTTAGTTTTATTTGTGTTAGCATAGACCTAAATTTGCTATTACCAAGCTTCTGTTGTGTGTTTAATATGTTCATTCGTCTTCTCATATCCATGAAAGTTTTACCACAGCGTTTGAGAAACCACTACAACATATATTCAGGCCCATGTTAAAAGTGTCCATAATCTACTTAGGCCATATTAAAAGTGTTCATAATCTACATAGATTACTATGAAACAGTATCCTCAGAATTTACCTCAGTGGAACACATTGTCATCTAGAAATTCTACTGATTAAGACTTCATAAATGATAAATCACAAAAATGATAACAAGATTAATAAAAGATGCATGTCAAAAGTGTCATATTCTAAATGCAGCGTAGCAGCCAGACAAGATGGTTTGCCAAGAAAGCTTCATGAGAAAGTAACTTGATCCTATGGGGATATATGACATTAGCAACTCAACCCAGCCAAAGGCACCTGAATTGGGGTTGCCAAAATGACAGGACACAACGTTCTGACCTCTCAAGAATAATATGTCAGCTAGAATGGTTCTGTATGCACAGCCTAATGGCTTCTTTAGCCACATTGGATATGAATTAAAAACTGCAAACAAACATTTTTTGGCTGACTGTTGATGTTTTGCCCCTCTCTCATTCTTTATCAGTACCCCTCCTCACATTTATATAAATATCATGTTTGGCTTAAACTACCTGAACCTATTAGCCAGTCACAATCTCTTCAATTGTTTCTGGATTCAGGCTATGTTTTGATTCAGTAGGTAATGGTTTCAAATGCAACAAATGGTGTATGGCAGTCCCAGCATGTGCCTAAAATTTGAGTTTTACAGCAAGAATAAGAGGTTTGACTGATATAAGACCTGTTTGACAGATTTGTCAAGCGTAAGGTAGTATACTGACAGGGAACACAGGGTATTGCACACAAACAAAAAATAGTGGACCATCAGCAAGTAATTTACCACAATCAATTCATTAATTTCCAAAAGAATTCAAGACAGAGAgtattaaaacaaaaaaaaggaaaaaagaaatagaagaagccAAACAAGTACAAGGAATGTATCAGCACCTAGCATCTTAATATTATTAAACTGAATAATCTCAACTCCCAATCTTAGGAAAAGAGTAAAACTCTAACATACAAAAAGCAAAAACAGATATTTAGATGTGATTGATTACAGCTTATAATTCTATAGATCAACATGAGAGATAATAGGTGATCAAGTGGAAACTGGTTGATGCACAACACAAAGATGCAGAGGTCAGCTCACAAGGTGCGCAAGGTAATTTCACTCTGCCAAGGGAGCAATCAGCAAGAGTAACAATCCTGACCTTAGATGAGTTATGCAGAGTTTTGCAGTAGAGTGGTGGCTTTTTCAACGTGTTGGCATGTATATGTATCATCTGCCTAATTGAGTGAGTTCCAACCAAGTGTATTTGACTTGGTGATTCCCAATCTTTTTGCAAGATGCAAACCAACCCTAAGCTAAATTGACAAACATGCAAACTTCTTATTCTATAGAAGTCAGCATAAATATATTGTGGGGTTCATAGTGTATCAAAAGATTAGAGGTCACTTGCTAACAATTGATAATATATCAGTTTGACATCTACATAACTGAAATTGTTTTGAGTGACAATGGATGCAGAAAAAACATCTACATACTCATTTGACATTAGTTCTTGTTTTGTGATTCTCTCAAATAACTGGTGATGAGATGTATTGCATCACTCAAAACTGAATGGTACCACAATCTTATAAGAAAGCAATAGAAACAATACGATAGAATATATGATGGCGATGACTAGCACAGAAACAAACCAAGTGTATGCAAAACCTAAGTTCTCATGCTCATGACTCACACAAGCACATGACTGGAATCAACAGAATAAAAATGGAAAGAAAAGAAAGCATGTTGTTCTCAAGTGACAAGGGAGAGCTTAGCTAACATCATGTAAGATCAAATATCATCAAGATCATAATCTCCAACCACAATTACAGACATGATGTATAATGATCAATCATGCTAGAACACCAATTCCTCCAATGCATATAGACCTCTTCATTGTGCGGTCCAATCCCATTGAGGATCAAATTTGTTATGCTAATGTAAATGTCAAATAAATGGATCATGACAGTTTGATGCACACCTGCAGCAAGCCTACATTTGATTGGAGTGCATCACATCATATCAGTAGATTAAATTGCTTACTTTCAGTAGTTTTAGGCTTGATTTCGCTTGCATTAATCCAATTTTTGGTTAAAACTACTGTGTCAATAAGGTTCGAACCCAATTAGACAAGTTCAGTCTAGTACCAGTGTCTATACATATCCAGGCCTGAAACCATGAATAATACAATCACTAGACAATTTGTTCTAATATAGAGGTTTCTGAACATCAATCATAGATATCATTATTTGAATATCCATTTAATGCTGGCTGATCAAACACAATTATAGCACAAGGCTCAGAACTTTTTCATGCATAATTAGTTTGACTTACATATTGCAGCTGGACTGCAAATCTTGATGTGAAATTCCAGCGCTGCTATTTTCAGTCATAGCTGTTCGATATTTTTGAGCAACTTGCAGAACTTGGTTAACctgaataaattttttaaatagtaaaGAACATGATCAAACTCCAAGACTAAGTATTCAAATACAGGAAATGTAGACATCCAATAAGTAatataactttaaaaaattaagacAATGTACTCAAGAACATTGGATTTTTTTATGCaagttatatttaattttttttttcttacatgCTAGAGATCACTTTTGCATGGCCTCTCAAATACTAGGTTTTCATGTATAACCAGAATAAACAAGGGAATATCAGATCATAAATAAATAGTAGTGAGCAATTTGACAAGAGTTACATAAAAACCAAATCAAAGCAAATAAGATTAGCTAGTAACCATCAGAACATGCCCACAAAATAAGAGAGCGACCACTGATTCTAACATTCATGATGTTGAAGGAGCAAAAGTAGCACAAGCAGTTCATGGCAAATGCCCAACGATAATAGTGGAAGATCATCAGATGAAAAGTCAGACAGCAGATGTAGAAAGGAGGTAAACATGCAGTTGGGTTTCATTTGCTGGTGGTCAAACTGTTGAAGAACAAATGGAAGAGAAGAAGCAGTTTGGCAGTGATTATGCTATTTATAGAAAGGACCAACAAGCAATTAAAAGTCAAGCCTAACGTATTTCATCAGATCAAAGACCAAAATATTGTAGAAGGGATGGAAATATAAAAACAGCCCATCATCATTATAGCTAAATCATATGGCAATAATATTGACAGTATTATGCTCTATAAATTTGTGGGAAGTCCTGACTCGGCCCTTTACAGCTCCTAGTCCTGTTTACTATGCCATGACATTGCCAATcagttaataaatatattaatttataaatatCATGAAATTAGTACATGAAAGCAAAATTGGAGGAGAATTTCTACTAAAATCAATCATGAATGCAAAATGAGTCTCCTTTCATTGTGGCCTATTAACATGAGAAGAAAGTAGGGAATCGAGAAATTGGAAGAAGATAAAGTCGGTTATATAGATCATGTTCCTGCTTACTTGGAAAGAAAAAAGGGAGGAAGAATAGAGAAGATAATCATACAATTGTTCTCCTCTTTCTGTCTTACTCTCAAAATAAGTAAAATGAAGTGTTTTGAATGAATGTTCACCCATCAGAATTTGCTGACTGATagggagaaagagaaagagagagagagatttttcttctctttttaaattttttcctcttctaaataTTATCCTTTTTCCCCTGCCAAGCTAACACTAAATATGGCCTTTGGTTTTTCTCTAAACATATTTAGATTCTTCCTGAAAGAAATTATCGCAAATAAACGAAATACCTGAGATGCTACCAATCTACGAGAAACAAATTCTTCATGTTTTCGTGCACAAAATTCCCAGGATAAAATCTGAAGGATAAACAAACAGAGTATAATTACAAAGTGAAAGGTGAGAGATGTAATCTAAATGAAATAGGCACACTCCCAAATCCATTTAATACAAAACCTTAAGTTCTGGTGTAAATATTATCCGCAATTGTCCCTCATGAACAGTTCGTAGatgttcaaaaatactttcaTGAACAGCTCTTTCATACTTCAATACCATTATTCCTGAAGACAGCCGGCACTCATGTGGCATGTCGAGAAATAGATTTTCATCCACAACACCATgatcaaatttaatttgaaaaagacGGGGCAATACTTCAAAAGTGGCCTCTGTTAAAAACATAAAACATATATTTATAAGTAACTTAGCAAACCATAGTATTTAgactaggaaaaatatttttaatattttttaaaaaatagagatTGACATCCTATTTAAAAATCTATACAGAAATATATCAAATAGAGAACATATTTACAAAAAGACAACTTGAAATAGCTTGCTCACACATTTTCTAAGAATGAACTCCGAATAAGTCAATTTGTTGAGAACAAGGACCAAAAGTAAGAATGAACTTGCCCCCAGGCATAGCCGAGCTGGTCACTACGTGGTGGATTTGTAAAAATGGGCAAGGGTCGATTCCCGCGAAGCCGGCGGAAATACCCATCCACGTAGTGACCTGCTCAGTTTTTACCTCTCTACAAATGACTATGGAGCCGGTCATGTGGGGGAACACGGGGTCAACGTATGACCTTTTGCAAAAAAAGAGTGAGAATGAACTTCAAATAAGTCAACTTGCATACACTAACAAAGACCAAGAGCAAGTCTAGGAATTACATTTGCATTGTTTAACTGATTTGACATATGAACTAAGAAAATAATGGATATAACATAAAAGGATAAGGTACCTCATAAAGAATAAAGGTGAACACATATATGCCAAAAAAATCATGGGATCAATCTAGTAGGATATGCCATAAAAGAAAATGTTACTATGCATTCCACTTTAGAATCAACACTTTACTAAGCCCTTGAGGAACTTATCGCAAGGCAGAACacaaaatttttagatagttgGGCCAGGCAAAAATGCATACAAATGCGTGTTCATGATACTCAAATAATAGTCAAACAGAAGCTCTGATTGTAAATTCCAAATACAATAGTATCACTGTTGTGCAATGACAGCAAAAACATACATTCCCGCTTGATAGTTAGAGAATAAAAACTTGACAGAAACCAATCAAAACCTTATTCGACTTAAAAGAGTATTAGGTCTAGTCAATCTTCTTGAGTTTAAAGGAGTTGACCTTGCCAAATTTTTGATATAATACCTGTTGTGTATAGAGcaaattgcactcatttcagcaAAAGTCCTTTTTTTCTGATTCCAAACATTGGAAATATACAATTTCATTCCCTCTCACTGACCAAAATATCCCTCGTTTCACTActtttatttgagaaataatggAACAATTAAATTGAATATGAATCTCAATGACAAAATGATATATAATAGATAAGTCATAAATGTACTTAATAAAGAAAATTATCCCATATAATAAAGTCAACAGAGGACGACTACTAACCAAATCCTTTTCCACATTTGGAACCACAAACATCACATTGCCATCCATCCTGCAAAAGCCAAATATGCACAAACTATATTTATTAATCATTAAAAATAAGATATATATGTTAATTAGGCAATAATATTTCTTAAGGAGCTCAACAAAGTCTCTCAATGACTTCGTTGAAGAGAAATTGCTTTTTCAAGAGATGAAAATTCATCTGGAAAAGAAGAATTAAAAATACTGGCAATGTATAATCAACAACTACAATGTACAACATTTTTTAACAGCAAAACACAAGATTTCCATTTTGGTGCCGCTTCCCAACTGCACGCCCAGAGGCTACAGGTGGGATTTTCTCACATGGTCGATGTACAATAATTGGTTAGAACAGTGATTGGAGTATCTTAAACGGTCAGCTATGACTGCTCTTAGTGATCAGGTTACCATCCAGGAGATCTTTGACACGTACGAGGTTAAGATGCATAAATAACCATGAGAAGAGGATATATCAAAATAGTAGATTCCAGTGTATACATCAGATTGAGTTTATACTACCAAGGCAGCCTTTAGACTCCCAAATTGTAACATTGAATCTCATGTGAGAATAATTTTGTTCTCATACAATAGAGGGGAAAGGGTGACTTTCACAATGTATGGATTTATAGACAGCAAAATTGAAA
The Zingiber officinale cultivar Zhangliang unplaced genomic scaffold, Zo_v1.1 ctg164, whole genome shotgun sequence DNA segment above includes these coding regions:
- the LOC122036449 gene encoding ER lumen protein-retaining receptor erd-2.2-like produces the protein MSGGKRPIYALATWLKRQPPKVKAFLSVVAGMAALVFLRFIVHDHDNLFVAAEAVHAFGISVLIYKLTKERTCAGLSLKSQDLTALFLAVRLYCSLVMEYDIHTLLDTATLASTLWVVYMIRFKLKSSYMEDKDNFPIYYVVVPCALLALAVHPSTSHNIVNRISWAFCVYLEAVSVLPQLRSMQNTKIVEPFTAHYVFALGVARFLSCAHWVLQVLDTRGRLLTALGYGLWPPMVLLSEIIQTFILADFCYYYVKSIFGGQLVLRLPSGVV
- the LOC122036435 gene encoding probable transcriptional regulator SLK2, with translation MSANRCSGLGPASSDINQILNSTGNTSGPSVGASSLVTDANSALSGVSQLQRSTSFNNESYMRLPASPMSFSSNISGSSVMDGCSIMQQNSLQEQVQRQGLSTATSQLVKREPTASMNAQKRARLDGMDDDALQQQIIQQLLQRNESMQPPQGLQNQQLQAIFQEQRLMQRQRQQQQMIHSLSQMQRPPIALQQPQQLHHLMQPNLHPNNSVKQPLPFNNGICFRRLMQYLYHLRHRPADNSILYWRKFVTEYFAPRARKRWCLSLFDNIGNHTLGIFPQLAVDGWQCDVCGSKCGKGFEATFEVLPRLFQIKFDHGVVDENLFLDMPHECRLSSGIMVLKYERAVHESIFEHLRTVHEGQLRIIFTPELKILSWEFCARKHEEFVSRRLVASQVNQVLQVAQKYRTAMTENSSAGISHQDLQSSCNMFAAAGRQLARNLDLQSVNDLGFSKRFVRCLQIAEVVCSMKDLIDFSQEQKVGAIECLKNYPRHAAAKLQKLKVEPEESMSSHCLTGEPSLDKVVGNHPGLSGYINKNLTASQVITNSQQNIIALNNYQSSLRNPSNLKQNVLYQEALSSPRDSKHTQPVSIQGSGSSSLTNTSMNKLPGQQPPPFDSYMVQNNDSQTSQINQHIPQHMLQKMLQELRNKGTELQPFSSPNTTANHTSGNLIVGGGTSFRNGIELQNMPNNNLPNNNNLVAGQSASNSFKSTTSANNPSISSSNTNSRSDLPENLDLPELENIAQEFLSDDMFDGDSW